AAACTGAGTAAAGAACTATTTGAGGAGAGGCAAAACAATGTTTCTATTAATGAGTATTATACAACTATGTGATTATTGTGGGATGAATTAGATTCAATGAATCTCTTGCCTGTGGTAACTGAACTAACCGATGAAGTGAAATCTCTTTTAAATGCCATAGATTTAGAACGAGAAGAAGCCAAGCCCTTTCGGTTCTTGAATGGTCTCAATGAAACATACAATGTACAGAGACTTCAGCTTCTATTGCAAACTCCACTCCCTATAGTAGAGACTGCATCTGTAGCTTTGCAACATGAAGAAGCTCAATGAGAAGTGTTAAACCCTCAGAAATTCGATGCTAATATGTCTGTATGTTTAGTAGGAGTCAGTCAGACAAACAATAGGTTTGTTCAGCCTGTGGTGGGAAGGGCCATATCAATGATAGATGTTGGATCATTGTGGGATACCCTAAATGGCATTCCAAGTCTAAAAACAAGCCTAAAACCCAAAACCAGAGTTTTTCTTCAATTTCCAATAGCTTGACTAAAAAGTGGAGCCATGTATCCTCTTGCTCAAGACCCAATCCATTTGGTTCTAAACTTGCTACTACTGCTTATATTCAACCTACTCTTGACAACACTCTTAAGTCTTCTTTTCACACCTCAGCAATTAGACCAGTTGGCCAAATTGTTACCTCAACTACCATATCAACACCAGAAAGAATCTGAGACCGATGAAGAACTTGATCATCACTTCTCAGGAATTATATTATGTTAGTCAACAGTTGTGTCTCCAATAGAATGGATTTTAGATTCTGGTGCTTCAAACCACATGACTACTCTCCTGCAGAATTTGAAGAATCAAGTGCTATCTCCCAATACTCCTCCCAAATGGACACACTGCTGCAATTTCGCATATAGGAACTATGGTGCTGCCAACTGGACTGAAACTGCACAATGTTCTTTGTGTTCCTTACTTCAAGTGTAACCTCTTGTATGTGCCAAAACTAGTTAGAGATAACAAATGTGAGGTATCTTTTTATCCCTCTCACTGTGTGATTGTCGATTCTGTCACAAAGAAAGTGGTTGGTGTTGGAAAAGCTAAAAATGGGTTGTATTACTTGATGAATCACTTGACTGCATCTATTCCCTCATAATGGTTGAATGATTCAATAcacattttaattgaatttatataataatttgttgattaacaaataaaaaatacaaatccgattaatcctcGACTAATCCCTAATAACCTTATCCGTCCGACTAGCGCCTAACATTTATTACAACCTTGATGAGACCCATCAAATTTGGGGCATTTactatacaaaataaaaagaCTAGTTACTCAATATCATAAAGAAAAtgataagttaaaaaaaatgtggtttgaggcttgatatttttttagaattgtAGTGTTTTTTATGATAAAATAGTTCAGGTGGTTTTCAatattagaaagaaaaaaataatttttagtaaCACGGTTAAAATTAAAGGAAATTTTTGTccacttatttttatctgttttggtatttattttcgttattttaataaatatactaaatttaAGTTGCTATTTCCattgaaatttattttcattGAAATTTTTTTCCTTGAGAGAAAACAATGGGTTTTATTTGGAatactattttaaaatttattttcacgtgctattttttcttttaatttttttcaaatgaattatatcaaaaaaaatttgattggacACTTCCACCATCGTCAACTTCAATTGATATATCAAAAATTTCTATTGAGTTTAATTGTTGTGTtactagttttttttattacaagtatcatttttgttaaaaaaaaaaaccaaacttCTCAAAGTATCAAAATCTAAGATTTTGATACTTTTTTTTGAActtattcttaaaaaaatcatgaaGCCAATTAACGAAAACACGAAAGTGGGCtacaaatatatttttaaataataacaATTGATTATTGTacctattaaatttattaaattgatCTTTATGCAATTTTGTATCTAACATAATCTAATAAATTATCATACAAGATTACATAATTTTCCATCATAAACTAATTTATGGACTCGTCAGTCAGAAAATGCAATTGAGATAATAAAAAAAGGACGATATACAAATCCATATCCTAATTATTAATACCACGTCTCTACATTTTTGTTTTCAGATTTATGGATATTATATTTTCAATCTTTTACTCCACTAATCTTCTCaccttttttttaatcaaacatatcatttcttttttgttttaaaataacattttattAGGCCAAAAAAAGTAGATACACTGCTCAAATATCAACTATAAGCTTTCAATTTTTGCACTCTTTAAATCTATTTTATTCGGTTCATACTTAGACGAACAAATCCTATAATTGTATTAAAATAATCATTCTATAccacatatataaaaaattaaattattcttTAAATTGCCCAAATGATATATTTTACCTAAGTTTTAGAGATATTGGTGAAGagattatgtaatatatatgggACCCATCTTCaagattgttttttttataaaatgataaatttagaAGTATGAAAGTGAAAGATtgaatagaaaatagaaaatagaggaaatggaTGACTATTATTGCATTGGGCGGGACAAAAATGGATAGGTGATGGCGCAAATATCACGCACATGCACTATATATCCAAAAATGCTCCAtcctattatttttatttcaaccCACGTATCAATTTTATTCTATAAATACAAAATGGAGAAGCCACCATACATTATTacatctattaaaaaaaaaatttgataaaaaaaaacaattataaatacaACTTCACATAACAAATAGCGAAGCAAACTCATTATATAAAGTCGTTTTCTGAAAAAATACAATTTCAGTACATGAATTTGCTTCGCGATTTTCACAAATTGCGAAGCAACTCATCATGTGAAGttgttttttttgaaaaaaatggtTTTCATACTATCATTTTAAACTATCTCTaagttatattttacaaaatatagctaaaaaaaaaactaaaccatAAAACAAAATCGTACAAAACAAATAACACGAAAATATAAAACCTTAAAAACATTGAAATCACAAAAatacagtagatacttacattctTTCTGTCTTTTGACATTGAAATTGATAATAAACAatattttaaatgtaaaaaaaaatcatttctaCAAAGAAAATGTTGTTTTCGAATTcgaacaaaaagaaagaaacgaagagagaaaaaaaaagaaagaaaaaaatgaaaagatacTTTCAATTcgtaaaagaaaaatgaaaaggaaagaaaaagaaagataaaacgATTTGGATATTTTTGAAAAGccacaaataaaaaaatctaaatatatAATGTATTATATGATTGATTTAAATAGGTAAATCACCCTCCAAATTAATTCGGTGACGTATATTCCAAAAAATATCATATACAATTTCTCACATGACAGAATGACAAAGAATTAAATAAACTAAACATAATGGTAATAGAGTGGTTAATCTGAGCATTATTGTAAACCAAGACAgaatgttcaaataaaaaagaataataatcCCGAGACATGGCATTAAATGATTGGGTCGGGACCAATAGTATTATGGTGGTTAGAGCTACAcaatataatttcttttttttatcggTGTCATCTCTCCCTTCTCTAGTCCAAAACACACACTCTATCTGCTGCCCAGCTCACAACTCTGCCATTATCTTCCAACACTCCAAGCATCTATCAGATGACTCAAGCACACCATTAATGGCTTCTCGCGTCCCCCTTAAGATTGTTTAATTCTACACTTCTCCTCTTTGGTTCACTCTACGCTTTCGCTAAAGTAAAAGCTTaaagcaaatttttttttttagtaagcaaagaaaactgttcTTTATAAGCCATTTCACTACTGTTTGAAGAAACTTATAGGAATAAGTTGAAGATTTATCAATTCAGTTTCGAGGAAGGAAAGGATAAACGAATATTGTTGTTTTTCTGTATTTTATTTACTGAATTTGGAAGAGGAGGAAAATGAGAGAGAAGGAGATTCTGGTAGTGGTGGTAATGTTGTGCTTTGATGTTCTTGCTACGACGTCGTTTGCCGCCAATGTGACATATGATCACAGGTCGTTGCTGATCGACGGGAAGCGCCGTGTTTTGATCTCTGGATCCATTCATTATCCTCGAAGCACTCCTGAGGTCTATTCATTTCTTTTCCCTTCTCTTACACTTCATCTTTAGAAGTTTCCTTTTCGTGAAAGGAAATGTTTAATGTATTTGTATGCCCATTTGTTGATGTAGATGTGGCCAGACCTTATACAGAAATCCAAAGATGGAGGCCTTGATGTTATAGAGACGTACGTTTTCTGGAATGGTCACGAGCCAGTTAAAAACcaggtagtttttttttttggtttaattAACCATAGTTAGTTTTATGTTTGATAAAGGAGAAAATTATGGATTACTTGGCTCTGATTGTTGTGTGTATTGACTATTTTTGCAGTTTAATTTTGAAGGAAGATACGACCTGGTAAAATTTGTGAAGTTAGTAGCAGAAGCTGGACTTTATGTTCATCTTCGTATCGGTCCGTATGTTTGTGCAGAATGGAATTACGGGTACATCATGTTATTTCACTCAAATAGTTTATTCAGCAATGATTATTTCTATTCttttaattttgataatttCTTGAAATTTGATTctcaattttaccatttttctttcttttgggGGTTTGAACAGTGGCTTTCCTCTCTGGTTACATTTTATACCTGGAATCAAGTTTCGAACTGATAATGAGCCGTTCAAGGTTTTTACTTACCCTTGTAGTCGCGTAATTGGTGGTTTGTGTTAATAATTGTGCGTTACTGATTTTATTCGCTCTTTTTTTCCCCTTTCTATCTCTCTATTCTCAGACGGAAATGCAGCGATTCACGGCTAAGATTGTGGACATGATGAAGCAGGAGAAGCTTTATGCATCTCAAGGAGGACCCATCATTCTATCACAGGTtgaattttaaaactaaattcgCGTTTGATATAGTGTCCAAATCATGCATGTTCTACTTGTGGGTTCTCTTTTATCATTAGACAATAAATCATAAATATAATCACTATTTGACTTTTTCGTCAATGGGATGTTATGTGTTCTAGAAGcaaataacttttttttgttacaattgttttttgaatatattttctttctttttccttaatttcagATTGAAAACGAGTATGGGAACATTGATTCTGCTTTTGGCCCTGCTGCTAAAACCTATATCAACTGGGCAGCTGGCATGGCCATTTCTCTGGATACTGGTGTGCCCTGGGTCATGTGTCAGCAAAGAGATGCTCCTGATCCCATAGTGAGTTATTTCACTTTAATTTATGCTTAATCAAAGTAGATAGTATCTTACTTCGTAGCCACTCCTTTATGTTAATCTGATCATCACCTATCTCTTTTATATGATATTTTTTGTTTGTCTTCTTGGATGAATTTGCAGATAAACACCTGTAATGGGTTCTATTGTGACCAATTCACCCCAAATTCTAAtaacaaacccaaattctggACTGAGAATTGGAGTGGATGGTCAGCACCTATAGATTCTGAAATTTATTTtgtattacatgtcattttttattatttgaatGGCTGAAAACTTGTCTCTTTCTGAAAATTTGAAATGCTAGGTTTCTTTCCTTTGGTGGCACTGTCCCCTACAGACCTGTAGAAGACCTTGCCTTTGCTGTGGCTCGATTTTTCCAGCTAGGTGGAACTTTACAAAACTATTATATGGTATGCAATTTGTTCTTTAATATGTGATATCAGAATGAAGTATGAAAGATGCCATATTAACTTAAACTTGCCGGTCATGCACAGTACCATGGAGGAACTAACTTTGACCGTACTACTGGTGGACCCTTTATTTCTACAAGCTATGATTATGATGCCCCTCTGGACGAATATGGTAAGTCTTCTGCTACCACTTATCTTTGAAAGCTGTCCGACATAATAATTGCAGCCAATCTTTTGATGCATGTGTTGGCTATGTGCTCTCATTTTATTAtggtaaattttttataaaagagATATCATGCTTTCTTGTCTTGTCTTGTAGTTCAACAATTCAAGTATTCCTGCCAGTTACATATGTAAGAATTTTGCCTATATTGCAGGACTTCTTAGGCAACCCAAGTGGGGCCACCTAAAAGATGTGCATAAGGCCATAAAGCTTTGTGAAGCAGCATTGCTGGCAACTGATCCTACAACTACATCTCTAGGTTCAAACTTGGAGGTAGGTCTTCATGTATTTGTTTATTTCACTTTTATTGCGCCGTTCCCATTTTCAAGTATATTTGTATGTAGAGACTTCCAAGGCCTCAAAATTGTTTCCAATCCTAGTAAACGACAAACATTAAGGAATGGCTTCTTCTGCTTAGTTTGTCACCCTAGGGAGAGGGCTCAAGGTGTTCGTATCCTGCTATTTATAAATGCTATGAAATGATTAgagttaaaaaattaataagtcAGAGAAGGTTTCCATTTTTCCGCAAGGCTTGATAGTGTTGTCATTGGAGCATTAACCTTCTAAGTAAACATTAAAGGAAAGAATGTTCATCCTTTAACTTACGAAATTAACTGATGACACAAAATTTCTAGCCTTTCAACCCGGTCTTCAAACTTATCCTTGGGGATTTCGGGTTCCCTTATATTAAGTCTTCAGCTTAATATAGTTTGATGGGTATTTAAGATTAGTACTTGTGACAGATTAACTTTGTTTGTTGTTTTGAGTATAAGCAGTTTTAGTCATATGCTTGTATTAATGTTTATATTGGACAACATAGATCATTGTTCGTTTTCAGAACCAAGAAACTGGAAGATTATGGACTTGTGAACGTTGTATGATTTTTAGGCTTGGATGAATTATAATTTGTACTAATTCAGTTTTCTTTCAGGCGACAGTCTATAAAACTGATTCAGGATCATGTGCTGCATTTCTTGCCAACGTTGCCACCTCTGACAAAACTGTATCTTTCAATGGAAATTCATATAATTTGCCTGCATGGTCTGTGAGCATTCTACCAGACTGTAAGAATGTAGTTCTGAATACTGCAAAGGTTTGTCTAATTGGTTTCTGTCGCATATCTATTTTCTTCCATTTACTATTCTTCAGTTTTATTTTATCACCATAAGCATAGATAGTTTGGTTTAAAGATGTGATCAGGAATGCTTTCTCAGAAAGATGCACACTGATGGGCACTTTAAAAAGCATATATCCAATGGATTAACTTTAGGTCATGTGCAAACAGACCTGGATATTACATGCCAAGTTTTCTCTGTTTTAACAGATAATGGCATCAGCAAACATACCTCTGCACTTCTTTTGGCACTTTGCAATTAAGAAGGGGGAGAGAAGTTGTTCCCGACCTTGTATACTTGTACCAGTTGATGTATATTGTCAAGAAaccgagcttttagttcaattggttccatgacatggtatgaGAGCCTCTTTGACCAAGTGATCAAGGGTTCGATTCATCGAAAccccatttgttgatttaatttcaaCACATAGTACAATGGGCCTATGTTGTACATGCTTCAAGCCTAGTGGGCATTTGTGTGCGGgggtgtgtcagatattaatatgaattggtttgcaacctttaactatcaacttaagcttttagttcaattggttcgaTGACATATATATACTCGAAATGTGCTTATTGTTTTATTGCATCCTCACACGTGAGAGTTGAAGAGGCCCGTAGCACACACTTCACCTATTTGCGTCCCCACCTAACTACTCTAGGCTGAACCTAGTTGGAGCTGGAGGAAGTTATAATTCATAAACACTTTATGTACCATATATCTAGCACAGTTAGTTTTCTATGAAGAATTCCAATCTTGAAGATAAAATCATTTGCACTATGTTGAATTTACTTTATTGATGTTGCTATGGATGCCAGTAAATatatttatgctgactttgttaaCTATTCACATGATGGAACCAGTTAAGCATCTGTTGTTTTTCATTTAGCCCTTTAGCAGTAGCCTAACCAATTTTtcatttggagtgtaagtttagcggccgtaggagtagggaggcagggacaatcaccctagatgggagagttgttcaggcctcggattgcttccggtatttaggatctattatccaaacggatggagaagtagatggagatgttgctcataggattaaagctggttggtcgaagtggaagagtgctacgggtttcctttgtgatcccggcatgcctaatagattgaagggaaaattctaccggacggcaattagaccagcattgttatatggtacggagtgttgggcagtgaaacactgccacatccataagatgtcggtggcggagatgcgtatgtttagatggatgtgtggtcacacgagaaaggaccgggtgcgtaatgaaataattaggacaaaagtaggggtcacatctattgagaataaaatgagagaaaaccgactaaggtggtttggccatgtgagacgtagagcgcttgatgcgccggttaggagaaccgaagagtggcaaagggatgtagtggtgaggggtaggggaagacctaagcaaacttggaggagggtgatcgagagtgatatgagtttattgggaattgaggaaaatatggtagtggataggacggagtggagggagcgaatctgtgtcgctgacacgacttgattttcacggtgttatatgatggttcatgttagccgaccccgaatcatttcgggactaaggctttgttgttgttgttggctAACTTTCTCATAACAGATCAACTCTGTCACTGTGATTCCAACCTTCACTCGTCAACCTCTGTGGGGTGACATTGGTTCCTCCAAGGCAGTTGGATCTGGATGGAGCTGGATACATGAACCCATAGGTATCTCAAAGAAGGATGCATTTGTGAAATCTGGGCTGTTGGAGCAGATAAATACTACAGCTGATAAAAGTGACTACTTATGGTACTCTTTAAGGTGTGCAAGTTTTTTCTTTTCACTGTGTTTCCTTATATCTTGGTGTATATTTCCATTTTAGAATGAAAATTAAATTGGTATTTTTGCAGCACTAATGTCAAAGGTGATGAGCCTTTCCTAGAAGATGGATCTCAAACCGTTCTTCATGTGGAATCTCTTGGACATGCCTTTCATGCCTTTATTAACGGAAAGCTTGCAGGTGACTTTAAATTATGGGAAAtcatggaaaaaaaattaatttttttttaatgtttgcaAGGCTGGGATAGATATTCCTGATACCACTTAAGGAACATCTCATTTCCAATAATATCTCTgcaaaaagcagagatttctTGATAATCAAGTGTGCTATGGGTATATGGATGTCCCTTGGCTACCCTTTGTTCGTGGTGGCAAATTCGCATGCTTTTTCTGTGTGCATTGTTCCAGCATGCCATCTGTTCCCGTGGTTGCTAATTGAGGATTTTACCTAGAACTATGTTTCTCAAATGTCAGAGATAATAACAAAAGCTGTTCTTGGCCCTTAACTATTAGCCTAAGCTTTTGTTTTAAATGGTTCCTTGACATGGTATCACAGCCTCTTAGACCAAGTGGCCGAGGGTTCGAATGCTGGCAGCCCCATTTATTGATGGAGTTTCAACACATGGTAGGATGGGCCACGCTTTAAGCTTAGGAGGCATTTGTGTGAGGGGATGTGgcagagataataataaaaactattcttgggccttaactattagCTTAAGCTTTTGGTTTAAATTCCTTGGCATCTACTTTATGGAAACTTGATTTATAAGCCTTTCATCTTCTTCTGCTTGATTTGTTGTTTGATGCACAATTTATCTTAGTTCTTCCTTGGAGCAAACCTCTCTGTTCCTTGCAAAATATCTCTCTgattaagaagaaaagaaattaaagtcCCGTTCTGCATTTCTACTTTAATATTGATTTGATTCCAAGTTCCTTGAAGTATTTTGGTATCACAATGATTAAGGTCAACTGATGCTATCTGGTGCAAAATAAATTGCATCAGAAACTATGAAAAATACAATGCCTCTCAGCCATCACCAGGCACACCAATTGTGTTTGCTTGCTATGGTAGTTCTAACGTTTTCATCTTGTACTCTCTTGGTTGCTGTGCAAACTGAAatgaaatttcagaaaaatgAAGTTTGATGCAGCAGAAAATTTTATGCAACTGTACACTTGAAATTTGCTAAGAGGATCTGCAATAGTTTCTTGTTTGAACAGCTGCAATAAATAGCAACCTTTGCTTGTACAGGGAGTGGAACAGGCACGAGTAGCAATCCTAAGATTTCTGTGGAAATACCCGTCACACTAACAAATGGGAAAAACACTATTGATCTGCTAAGTTTGACTGTGGGGCTTCAGGTCAGTCCCCttgataaaatttattttgcaaCCACGAAAGTGGAATGTGTTCTAGTGGGTTGGCTTTTGTTTTGACTGAATATGATGTCTCTTAGATAAAGAAATTTCAAGCTTCAAATCTTAATGGCTAAAAGTTCTATATTATGTTTCAGAATTATGGAGCTTTTTATGAGTTGGCGGGTGCTGGGATCACTGGTCCTGTAAAGCTGAAAGGGCAAAATGGAAGTACTGTTGATCTCTCATCCCAGCAGTGGACATATCAGGTCTCTTTATTCCTCACATTATAATACAACTAGATAGTTCATTCGATAGTAATAGGAATGGGGCTAGCTTAAGTTTTGCAACCTAAAATATTCAAGGACCAAAAAAGAAGAGTAATTAAATTACATTATATATTCTGAGTGCAGATTGGACTTCAAGGAGAAGACTCAGGGATTCCTAGTGGAAGTTCTTCACAATGGGATTCAAAGCCTACCTTGCCTAAGAATCAGCCTCTGATATGGTACAAGGTAATTCATACTTCTATCCTTCTGGTTGTCAATTTTAACTAAGCGTAGGCATTTCTCGAAATAGCAAGAGGAAATCGGCTCATGCTTTTGTTAATGTCATTGCTTGTTCAGTTCGTAGCATTCATTCCACATAGTGAACTAAGATAAGTTTATTATCATACTTACATGTTTTGTGTGCATGTCTTTGATGAACTTTTAGTCGAAACTGTATTGTAAATCTTGTTGTTTATACAAAAGCTTTTTATTATGGGACCATTCCTTTGTTCTTTTATCTCACAAAGATGAGAGATTTCTTGAACTATGTAGTATCAGGTTCTTAGAAACTAACGACTTGCACTAACTGTGATCCAGACCAACTTCGATGCACCTTCTGGTGATGAGCCCATTGCGATTGATTTCACTGGAATGGTTAAGGGTGAGGCATGGGTTAACGGACAGAGCATTGGACGTTATTGGCCAACCAATATAGCTCCAAACAGTGGATGCACCGACTCTTGCAATTACAGAGGAGCTTACAATGCAGACAAATGCCGCAAGCACTGTGGAAAGCCTTCTCAGACATTGTAAGTGTTGATGCAAGATCACTTGGGAAGGTTTCTCAAAAGCTTTGGTTCTGATCTGAACAAAATTTTGCAGGTACCATGTACCTCGGTCATGGGTGAAATCAAGCGGTAACACTCTCGTTTTATTTGAGGAAGTAGGAGGGGATCCAACACAGATAGCTTTTGCTACAAAGCAGGTTGGAAGTTTGTGTGCACATGTGTCAGAAATCCACCCCCAACCTGTAGATATGTGGAATAAAGATTCAGAAGCAAGAACGAAATCAGGGCCTGTATTATCACTAGAGTGCCCACATCCCAATCAAGTTATTTCTTCAATCAAATTTGCAAGTTTTGGAACTCCACAGGGAAGTTGTGGTACTTACAGTCACGGAAAATGCAGTAGCACTAGTGCTCTTTCCGTTGTAAAGAAGGTAAAACCCTGTTCAATTTCTCAAAGCAGCTGCATATATCAACTATGAACTTGTACAGGATGGATCAAACTAAAGCTAATTTTACAGGCTTGTGTGGGATCAAAAAGCTGTAGAGTTGGAGTGTCTATCAGTACGTTTGGTGACCCATGTGTAGCAGTGAGAAAGAGTTTAGCAGTAGAAGCAACCTGTACATGAGATGTGGCTCAAAGCATTCACTTGAAATAGGACAGTAACAAACCCCTCCAAGTAAG
The window above is part of the Euphorbia lathyris chromosome 3, ddEupLath1.1, whole genome shotgun sequence genome. Proteins encoded here:
- the LOC136222232 gene encoding beta-galactosidase 8 — protein: MREKEILVVVVMLCFDVLATTSFAANVTYDHRSLLIDGKRRVLISGSIHYPRSTPEMWPDLIQKSKDGGLDVIETYVFWNGHEPVKNQFNFEGRYDLVKFVKLVAEAGLYVHLRIGPYVCAEWNYGGFPLWLHFIPGIKFRTDNEPFKTEMQRFTAKIVDMMKQEKLYASQGGPIILSQIENEYGNIDSAFGPAAKTYINWAAGMAISLDTGVPWVMCQQRDAPDPIINTCNGFYCDQFTPNSNNKPKFWTENWSGWFLSFGGTVPYRPVEDLAFAVARFFQLGGTLQNYYMYHGGTNFDRTTGGPFISTSYDYDAPLDEYGLLRQPKWGHLKDVHKAIKLCEAALLATDPTTTSLGSNLEATVYKTDSGSCAAFLANVATSDKTVSFNGNSYNLPAWSVSILPDCKNVVLNTAKINSVTVIPTFTRQPLWGDIGSSKAVGSGWSWIHEPIGISKKDAFVKSGLLEQINTTADKSDYLWYSLSTNVKGDEPFLEDGSQTVLHVESLGHAFHAFINGKLAGSGTGTSSNPKISVEIPVTLTNGKNTIDLLSLTVGLQNYGAFYELAGAGITGPVKLKGQNGSTVDLSSQQWTYQIGLQGEDSGIPSGSSSQWDSKPTLPKNQPLIWYKTNFDAPSGDEPIAIDFTGMVKGEAWVNGQSIGRYWPTNIAPNSGCTDSCNYRGAYNADKCRKHCGKPSQTLYHVPRSWVKSSGNTLVLFEEVGGDPTQIAFATKQVGSLCAHVSEIHPQPVDMWNKDSEARTKSGPVLSLECPHPNQVISSIKFASFGTPQGSCGTYSHGKCSSTSALSVVKKACVGSKSCRVGVSISTFGDPCVAVRKSLAVEATCT